Below is a genomic region from Brassica rapa cultivar Chiifu-401-42 chromosome A08, CAAS_Brap_v3.01, whole genome shotgun sequence.
ttattagtttatgtttttagtGTTTTCTCAAAAATCATTCAGATAAGGTTTGAATGTTGGGGATTGAATGTTTGAATGTAATAAAATcgctttggtctagtggtaaatGGATTTCATCTAGAGTTTCTGTCATGGGTTAGAGTAGCATTGATCATTTAGCCGTGCTTTAAATTGATTTAATCGTCTATACCATATGCAAAGTTTCGTGAAACTAGTCTTGAACCTAGAAAATCTTTAAGATCCCCACGGTTATCAAAAAGAATTGTTTGCATGGAGACCACAAAACTTTGGATTCCAAaggtttttaccaaaaaaaaaaatttccaacaGAACTTCAAAAccctaaatattaaaattatatagttgGAAAGTCAACGGAAAAAACGTTTTGAAAAACTATTTAGCGAGTTTGTATTTGTATGTTTTTCACATTTATCAGCTTCCACATTCATCTATCTAGCCAAAAAAAAGATCTTAAGGATTTATCTGAAATTTGgctcataacaaaaaaaaaatgaaaatattattatatgttttatatttgtaaagaggagtactatttttttattagacgacaatataaaactgttgtatatgtaattatttaataGGACGTACCCGGAGAAGAGTTTCTTAAAGTCAGAATCGCCCACACGAGGACTAGCAAAGACAAAGGCCGTAACGGGACAAGATTTGTCAGGACGGCTCTTTGGTCGGTTATAACCATTAGCCACAATATCGGCAGCGTTTAGCGTCGCGATGGCAGCTCCAAGGATATGACCACAAATACTTATACTGATCTTTTCGTCTTTATACTTCTCCAACAATCTCCCAATCTCTCGCAATACCTTATGTCATTTCAAAAATTCATCAAGAGAATTTCTCAAAATACCCAAACGGTAAAGTCGTGGTTTAACAAGTGATCAACACATTACCTGGTCACGAGCATTAGCCTTATTAAAAGGTGACCTTTCGTCCTTTGACATGTATATTGAGTACCAACCTTGATGAATCTGTACTTGATCATTTTTCTCACCGAAGATCTTTTTGGCGTTCACGAAACCGAATTCGAAGTCGTTGACCCATTCAAGTGGTTGCACTGAGCCTCTCCAAGCGACAACTATATCTCTTCGACCAAGAGCCGCCGTGCCTTGGTCGTCTGTCACCGCCACGTAGCCTATCCAGTTCGATTCCTTTGTGCATCCTTCGCGTGACACTGGGAACAATAGGAATGACTCAGGCACGTGGATCTGTGATGTCGCGAATAGAAACTTAGTCACTTTGTACTTTGTATACGGATGCGCTTTCTCTAGACCAACCTGCACGTGTTTTAATAATCAAATTTTATGCATAATAAGGATACATTTCCCTTTATtgtatataagtattttcttCCTTCTAATAGTGTTATTGCGGAGGTAGAATCGTGAAAATGGGGAAAAATAACGAAAATGTTGAGTGAACTATGTATACACTACAACAAATAAGGCTTTGTTTAGGGATACATTATGCCATCTCACTCGAGGGACAAAACGGCATATCACATATAGTGTATTAGTATATACATCCATTTTTTATTGACCGAAGAATGTGatcatgatttaattattaaaaaagaaCGGTCAGTTTTAAAGAACTTTAGAGCATTTAACTGAGGATAGtttaatgatttttattattaaaataaaattaataaaaataaaggaaAGTTAATGAGATGTTTTCAGGAATGAGACACTTACGAAAAAAAATTGAGAGATTCTTGAGAACACTTGGCATGGTATTAATGGTTATTTTGAGAGATTCTTTAGAACACTTAGCATTGTATTAATGGTCAATATGATAGATTCTTTAGAATACTTAGCATTGTATTAGTGGTTCATAATATTTAGCGGTTAGAACGTTTTTGACAATGCATACCAATTAGGACGTTTTGTATTTTAACTTTGATGTTACCTTGGCGAAGAAATCTTTTCTGGAGTAAATGCTAGAGCCGGCGAATTTAGATTGGGTGTTTATGTTGAAAGTATCATAGCCAGCCTGAGCCATCTCGCCGTAATGTATTAGATATTGCCGAAGATCTTGATCCAACGGCTGTAACAACCCTTTCCAATGGTTTTGGCCACTCAGATCCCTCCATCTCTTTGCGATTCCTCTAGATGCAATTAATTTCTCATCctctttgttcttctttttctttgttctcgTGCAGCTGAAACACCTCGTTACTTTCTTGTCTGCTTCGTCCATAATATTTCAAACGTTTAATGTCTGTATTCTTGTTTAGGCTCAAAGAAGCTCGTTGCATAAAAAAGAGATTATGTTGAAAACTTTGAAGATAAAATATAGTTTGGTGGATTTAAGTATTAGCTCGCATAATTGAGGCGTGTTGCAGAGGAAGTATAGTTCTCGAGattatataaaaacacaatattttatttgatacaATAGTTTCTTAATTTACGTTCACGGAAAGCAATAGGTGACCTTATCTACATACAAACAATTCCTTTTTTAACTTTTGAATATGGTGACCAAATAAAAGAGGAAAGAATATAAAGAAGAgtgttacaaatatatatatatatatatatatatataaagaggaATATAGAATTCTTATTTGACTCGGTTTAACCAAACGAATTATCGATTGGTGTACTTTCCTGTCAAAATTCCCCTATTTGAAAAATGTTAATGCTTTATCAGTAACGAAATTGAAACTGAAATTGTACTGAACCAGTGGACCTTACCAAACAGTTGATTCGTTTTCAATTTGGTTATTCCTAAGTTTGCTAATCCGtaacatctatcttattaaaactcaagtacaaaattggagtgtttggagacttgaataggacttttaaaaatttagagtgtttggaaacatggattgcagtcttttaaaaaaaaatatttttgtttgaaaacaatgatagtagtattaagaaaaaaaagtaatgggcttatgtttttttaaaaaattgaaagttatctaggccacttttaaaatataccaaaatgggtcaatctaattccctaaaaattttttttctaaactaaccataaaacaaaatttaaactttatatacatatttcaaatcaaaataataattcaaatttgatttatatcaaaaattgattcaaaaatatacatatattcaaaaatggatttttactaaactatttttcaataaccattataaaaaaatattgtcaatatatataagaaaaatataatacaaagcccaatttgaaataccaactcaaattatggttttcatatttcatattaagttttaaaaatataatatatgtaattatttatatgatggtatgtataaaatactattaattatatgattacttatgtgatggtacatataaaatacgattaattatatgctgataaaatacgatatataataatgactagggatgggcttttggatacccatacgggtttagttctgatcggtttgtattttgagttttcggggtcaaagatttcagccttattagaatgtttctaaattttggtttgagttcgatttggatctttgcgggtttggtttgggtttggataactaatttaaattatttttaaagtcttaaatcattatatattttaaatttctcaaaatgtataaataaaataatatattacgtataaatttgaataacatatgtcataatacttaagcttaacatatcaattggcttgatttaaaattttggatacgaaatcaataattattttaagtatttttggtgatttgagtatactttaactatttcagatatttacttttgactatctatatatattttcaagtatttaaaccaatttaaaagtatcatttttgatgttttatatacgttaaatctaaaaataattaatatatataagtatataaatctatttttagataaattcggatacccaaatactttggttcggatcagattcggttctctaaataacaaaattttgaataattagaatatttaatcaatttatgtttgggtttggtactatatctttggatcggtatcggttatgttcctcggatttattttttcaaatcctaataattacatgaaaaacaaatatcaacatatttttcaaaatatacacccgcgcgcctgcgcgggtcaaaatctagtaaatatattatacatagatctactttatatataaagatagtcgatacaaaaaaacacacacacacatatatgatatatatatatatatatatatttttctttttttggataGTGTGTTTGAACCATATTACGTGAAAGCATTAGTGTGTCATTGGTATCACACTATCACTAATTATCAATTGCTTGTAAACGTGGATCAAGCTATCttaacatatatgtatatatattcttttatcttaacatattacaGTATAAACTAAACTCTCTTGAAttgtgttattttattttattattttaatttatgaataatatccaaaattttcttcaaaacaaagAGTTGGCCAGAATAAGGGGTAATGGAAAAGAATGGAGTATTGCTTTGAAGCAAATAAAAGAAGGAAACATACTACTTTACTTTGAAGAGTTGCTTCTAACGCCAAGTCATGACAACTCTCTCCGGACTTGATTCTATGTGTTTTTGATAATGTATATTGTTTGGAACCTtggattattgttttttttttgctaatttatttattgtctttttttttgtttattcatttCTTCCAAACTTTCGGTTTTCCATCTCCAAACTATGCTcctttaaatttcaaaattaatta
It encodes:
- the LOC103834068 gene encoding phospholipase A1-IIgamma, producing MDEADKKVTRCFSCTRTKKKKNKEDEKLIASRGIAKRWRDLSGQNHWKGLLQPLDQDLRQYLIHYGEMAQAGYDTFNINTQSKFAGSSIYSRKDFFAKVGLEKAHPYTKYKVTKFLFATSQIHVPESFLLFPVSREGCTKESNWIGYVAVTDDQGTAALGRRDIVVAWRGSVQPLEWVNDFEFGFVNAKKIFGEKNDQVQIHQGWYSIYMSKDERSPFNKANARDQVLREIGRLLEKYKDEKISISICGHILGAAIATLNAADIVANGYNRPKSRPDKSCPVTAFVFASPRVGDSDFKKLFSGLKDLRVLRVRNLPDVVPIYPPLGYAEVGDELPIDTRKSPYLKSPGDLATFHCLEVYLHGLAGTQGTSKADLFRLDVKRDIGLVNKSVDGLKDEYMVPGHWRILKNKGMVQQNDGSWKLMDHEIDDNEDFDF